One Pseudomonas tolaasii NCPPB 2192 genomic window carries:
- the alg8 gene encoding mannuronan synthase produces the protein MSKLKHVLLQSAGWLFFLSLLMGLALLLPASTFDSQSKNFIFLIGAVGIWRYSMGATHFFRGMLFLYVVYPHLRRKVRKLGKAADPSHVFLMVTSFRIDALTTAQVYSSVIREAIECGFPTTVVCSLVEMSDELLVKSLWERMNPPEHVKLDFVRIAGTGKRDGLAFGFRAISRHLPDNRAVVAVIDGDTVLAEGVVRKTVPWFQLFGNVGGLTTNEFCEVRGGYIMSEWHKLRFAQRHINMCSMALSKRVLTMTGRMSVFRASVVTDPGFIADVESDSLQHWRLGRFKFLTGDDKSSWFSLMRLGYDTFYVPDAAINTVEHPPEKSFIKASRKLMFRWYGNNLRQSSRALGLGVRRLGLFTSIVLFDQRVSMWTSLLGLTVAIIATFKYGGAFILAYLLWIGITRLILTLLLSCSGHSIGPAYPVILYYNQIMGALVKIYVFFRLDQQSWTRQDTKLTRDLASFQRWFNTWSSRTMTFSAGSIFVAVLLMMV, from the coding sequence ATGTCCAAGTTAAAACACGTACTCCTTCAATCCGCCGGCTGGCTGTTCTTTTTGAGCCTGCTGATGGGACTCGCCCTGCTGCTGCCGGCGAGCACGTTCGACTCGCAGTCGAAGAATTTTATTTTCCTGATTGGCGCCGTGGGTATCTGGCGCTACTCGATGGGCGCTACGCATTTCTTTCGCGGCATGCTGTTCCTGTACGTGGTCTACCCGCACCTGCGCCGCAAGGTACGCAAGCTGGGCAAGGCCGCCGACCCATCCCATGTGTTCCTGATGGTCACCAGTTTTCGTATCGACGCGCTGACCACCGCGCAGGTGTACAGCTCGGTGATTCGCGAAGCCATCGAATGCGGCTTCCCCACCACCGTGGTGTGCTCGCTGGTGGAAATGTCCGACGAGTTGCTGGTGAAAAGCCTGTGGGAACGCATGAACCCGCCGGAACACGTGAAGCTCGACTTCGTGCGCATCGCCGGTACCGGCAAGCGCGACGGCCTGGCCTTCGGTTTCCGCGCCATCTCCCGCCACCTGCCGGATAACCGCGCCGTGGTGGCCGTGATCGACGGTGACACCGTGCTCGCCGAAGGTGTGGTCCGCAAAACCGTGCCGTGGTTCCAGCTGTTCGGCAACGTCGGCGGCCTGACCACCAACGAATTCTGCGAAGTGCGCGGCGGTTACATCATGAGCGAATGGCACAAGCTGCGCTTCGCCCAGCGTCACATCAACATGTGCTCCATGGCCCTGTCCAAGCGCGTGCTGACCATGACCGGCCGCATGTCGGTGTTTCGTGCCAGCGTGGTCACCGACCCCGGCTTTATCGCCGACGTGGAAAGCGACTCGCTGCAACACTGGCGCCTGGGCCGCTTCAAGTTTCTCACCGGTGACGACAAGTCCAGCTGGTTCAGCCTGATGCGCCTGGGCTACGACACCTTCTACGTGCCGGACGCCGCGATCAACACCGTGGAACACCCGCCGGAAAAGAGCTTCATCAAGGCCAGCCGCAAGCTGATGTTCCGCTGGTACGGCAACAACCTGCGCCAGAGCTCCCGCGCCCTGGGCCTGGGTGTACGCCGCCTCGGCCTGTTCACCAGCATCGTGCTGTTCGACCAGCGCGTGTCGATGTGGACCTCCCTGCTCGGTTTGACCGTGGCGATCATCGCCACCTTCAAATACGGCGGCGCGTTCATCCTCGCCTACCTGCTGTGGATCGGTATCACCCGCCTGATTCTCACCCTGTTGCTGTCGTGCTCCGGCCACAGCATCGGCCCGGCCTACCCGGTGATTCTCTATTACAACCAGATCATGGGCGCGCTGGTGAAGATCTACGTGTTCTTCCGCCTTGATCAACAGTCCTGGACCCGCCAGGACACCAAACTGACCCGCGATTTGGCCAGCTTTCAACGTTGGTTCAACACCTGGTCGTCTCGGACCATGACCTTCTCCGCCGGCAGCATTTTCGTCGCCGTGTTGCTGATGATGGTCTGA
- a CDS encoding DUF6531 domain-containing protein: MADTVHAARVGDPILHTSVWAEILATVAEAAVYAAVTAAVIAAAPFVIGAAAVAAAGAVVISIGAGLLVTATSLIPAGDKSIGEHFSDACSDFFNAIIPPTPQGNIASGSVDTRINSQLAARAAGTQTDEPDEPSPKPSVMDTIFGVLVGLNPAVAIYQTIDGIINPPMVAEPASGTRPAELDQVACMRHLPMPTQYLAEGSSEVFINGQPAARSGDRTTCEATVGSETDVSPDVRIGGEPLVVRPIQGGKSKIGMAAGIIAGILIARKFGPKSCTVGNPVAVSTGSKLQDGPEDLDFTLPGLLPIVWARRYNSNDRRDNGLFGVGWSVFYEVEILRVPHPDGGDLWVYVNAEGERLELGQLQPGNRFVSPLDGLAFFEMGNGLTVVEDIHDGLYQVFETDPHNPQRSRLVRLGDRNRNTVSLHHDDLGRLLHLLDPNSRITVRLRYNDRHPRRVERVERLYFSDEGPGHLQRSELLVHYRYDNHGDLNAVLDANDQVLRRFTYTPERYMSSHTLPTGATRHYAWASFKVPEQRPRPVRADGTPYTLPPLLEPQPDHEWRVTRHWGSDGEDYRFHYDLAKGETLVVDSLGREDRYYWGTLYEVYHHIDPLGQCWHSDLLAGQLLKTTDPQGGEWHYVYDDLGRLIETRDPLGRNEHIVYTEHWALPLSITDRGGHTRTFSYDERGNLLSEKDPLGHITRYRHDPQGQVVEIVDAHDKPKTLAWNRYGQLLLYRDCSNSESHYRYDERGYLCASTNARGETTQYRYDLRGQLIESERPDGRIDRYQRNLASQLTEYTDPANLRTQYHYDPSGRIQQRIDALGQKVRFSYDAYGRLQELRNGNDEAYRFKWDALDRLTAQADLDGSYRVYHYNAVDDITGTDAHPTPAPEPRTTYEDGPPPLESDVPIRHRFTRDAVGRLLRKTTDDGVTDYAYDAADNLLAITFKAHNGEQQQLKFRYDALGRLLTETSHAGELGYHYDALGNLETLTLPDKRQLNHLYYGSGHLHQLNLNGRVICDFERDQLHDEVLRTQGSLLTRTRYDRSGRLSQKSLHYRNAAREELPLLDKRYEYDASDNLIIERLTQTQRRGGSDPRQSLPDDGLLGRFLGQSHGKSVVGNEHYIYDATERMRDHRHSNPHNPELHRETYNYDAAANLLPTGRMGDYVKHNRMHVLDNKRNRCSAGR, encoded by the coding sequence GTGGCAGACACCGTACACGCCGCCCGTGTGGGCGACCCCATACTGCATACCTCCGTATGGGCTGAAATCCTTGCCACCGTCGCAGAAGCTGCCGTGTATGCCGCTGTCACTGCTGCAGTCATCGCGGCAGCGCCTTTCGTCATTGGCGCCGCTGCCGTCGCAGCCGCAGGCGCGGTGGTGATCAGCATAGGCGCCGGGTTGCTGGTCACCGCGACAAGTTTGATTCCTGCCGGTGACAAATCCATCGGTGAACACTTCAGCGATGCGTGCAGTGACTTTTTCAACGCAATCATTCCCCCGACCCCTCAGGGGAACATCGCAAGCGGTTCGGTTGATACCCGAATCAATAGCCAACTGGCAGCCCGTGCCGCCGGCACACAAACCGATGAGCCGGACGAGCCTTCCCCCAAGCCCAGCGTGATGGACACTATTTTCGGTGTGCTCGTCGGACTAAATCCCGCAGTTGCCATTTACCAAACCATCGACGGGATCATCAACCCGCCCATGGTGGCCGAACCTGCCAGTGGAACCCGGCCCGCCGAACTGGACCAGGTGGCGTGCATGCGGCACCTGCCCATGCCCACGCAGTACCTGGCCGAAGGTTCCTCGGAAGTCTTCATCAATGGCCAGCCCGCCGCCCGTAGTGGTGATCGCACCACCTGCGAGGCCACCGTCGGCTCAGAGACCGACGTGTCACCCGACGTTCGCATCGGCGGTGAGCCTTTGGTGGTGCGGCCCATTCAAGGTGGAAAAAGCAAGATCGGCATGGCGGCGGGCATCATTGCCGGCATCCTCATCGCGAGGAAGTTCGGCCCGAAGAGCTGCACCGTGGGCAACCCGGTGGCGGTGTCCACCGGCAGCAAGCTCCAGGACGGCCCGGAAGATCTGGACTTCACCCTCCCCGGCCTCCTGCCCATCGTGTGGGCACGTCGGTACAACAGCAATGACCGGCGCGACAACGGGCTATTCGGCGTCGGCTGGAGCGTGTTCTACGAAGTTGAAATCCTGCGCGTGCCGCACCCGGACGGCGGCGACCTGTGGGTCTATGTCAACGCCGAGGGTGAGCGCCTGGAGCTTGGGCAACTTCAGCCCGGCAATCGTTTTGTCAGCCCCCTCGATGGCTTGGCGTTCTTCGAGATGGGCAATGGCCTGACGGTAGTCGAGGACATCCATGACGGCCTGTATCAGGTCTTTGAAACCGACCCGCACAACCCGCAACGTTCACGCCTGGTACGCCTGGGCGACCGCAACCGCAATACCGTCAGCCTGCACCATGACGACCTGGGCCGATTGCTGCACCTGCTCGACCCGAACAGCCGCATCACCGTGCGCCTGCGCTACAACGACCGACACCCACGCCGGGTGGAGCGGGTTGAGCGCCTGTACTTCAGTGACGAAGGCCCCGGCCACCTGCAGCGCAGCGAGCTTTTGGTGCACTACCGCTATGACAACCATGGCGACCTGAACGCAGTGCTCGATGCCAACGACCAGGTGCTGCGACGCTTTACCTATACGCCCGAACGCTACATGAGCAGTCATACACTGCCCACTGGCGCCACGCGTCACTATGCCTGGGCATCTTTCAAAGTCCCCGAGCAACGCCCGCGACCCGTTCGCGCCGACGGTACGCCCTACACCCTTCCACCTTTGCTGGAACCGCAACCCGACCATGAATGGCGGGTCACCCGCCACTGGGGCAGCGATGGCGAGGACTATCGTTTTCACTACGACCTGGCCAAGGGCGAAACCCTTGTCGTTGACAGCCTTGGCCGCGAAGACCGCTATTACTGGGGCACGTTGTACGAGGTCTACCACCACATCGACCCGCTGGGCCAGTGTTGGCACAGCGACCTGCTCGCCGGGCAACTGCTCAAAACCACCGACCCGCAAGGTGGCGAATGGCACTACGTCTACGATGACCTCGGCCGCCTGATCGAGACCCGCGACCCGCTCGGGCGCAACGAACATATCGTCTACACCGAACACTGGGCACTGCCGCTGAGCATCACTGATCGCGGCGGGCACACCCGCACCTTCAGCTACGACGAACGCGGCAACCTGCTCAGCGAAAAGGACCCGCTTGGGCACATCACCCGCTACCGCCATGACCCTCAAGGCCAGGTGGTGGAGATCGTCGATGCCCACGACAAACCCAAGACCCTGGCATGGAACCGCTATGGGCAACTGCTGCTGTATCGCGATTGCTCCAACTCGGAAAGCCACTACCGCTACGACGAGCGCGGCTACCTGTGCGCCAGCACCAATGCCCGTGGCGAGACCACTCAGTACCGCTACGATCTGCGCGGCCAACTGATCGAAAGCGAGCGCCCAGACGGACGCATCGACCGCTACCAGCGCAACCTCGCCAGCCAGCTCACCGAGTACACCGACCCGGCCAACCTGCGCACCCAGTACCACTACGACCCCAGCGGGCGGATCCAGCAGCGCATCGATGCGCTGGGGCAAAAGGTGCGTTTCAGTTATGACGCCTACGGGCGTTTGCAGGAATTGCGCAACGGGAACGACGAGGCTTACCGCTTCAAGTGGGATGCCCTGGATCGCCTGACCGCCCAGGCGGATTTGGACGGCAGCTACCGCGTTTACCACTACAACGCGGTGGACGACATCACGGGTACTGACGCCCACCCCACGCCAGCGCCGGAACCGCGCACCACCTATGAGGACGGCCCGCCGCCTCTGGAGTCAGACGTCCCCATTCGACATCGCTTCACCCGCGATGCAGTGGGCCGATTGCTGCGTAAAACGACCGATGACGGCGTTACTGACTATGCCTACGATGCTGCCGATAACCTGCTCGCGATCACTTTTAAAGCTCACAACGGCGAACAGCAGCAACTGAAGTTTCGCTATGACGCCCTCGGTCGACTGCTCACCGAAACCAGCCACGCCGGCGAGCTGGGTTATCACTACGACGCCTTGGGCAATCTTGAAACCCTGACCCTGCCCGACAAACGTCAACTCAACCACCTGTACTACGGCAGCGGCCACCTGCACCAGCTCAACCTCAACGGCCGGGTGATCTGCGATTTCGAACGCGACCAACTGCACGATGAAGTCCTGCGTACCCAGGGCAGCCTGCTCACCCGAACCCGCTACGACCGCAGCGGACGCCTCAGCCAAAAATCCCTGCACTACCGCAACGCCGCGCGTGAAGAACTGCCCCTGCTGGATAAACGTTACGAGTACGACGCCAGCGACAACCTGATCATTGAGCGCCTGACCCAGACCCAACGCCGGGGCGGTAGCGATCCCCGCCAATCGCTGCCGGACGACGGCCTGCTCGGACGCTTCCTCGGCCAGAGCCACGGCAAAAGTGTCGTGGGCAACGAACACTATATTTACGACGCCACCGAACGCATGCGCGACCATCGTCACAGCAACCCACACAACCCGGAGCTACACCGCGAAACCTACAACTACGACGCTGCGGCTAACCTGCTGCCCACTGGCCGCATGGGCGACTACGTCAAACACAACCGCATGCATGTGTTAGATAACAAACGCAATCGCTGCTCTGCCGGCCGATGA
- the icmH gene encoding type IVB secretion system protein IcmH/DotU, with translation MKEYLPSKNAPAASESAPLFDYSQQGTNSETNDLAEDTAKPKPEPLLADPEFDMRGLAWNPLCDAATPLIGLVIRLRRLDHHDDVTALYKSVSNQITTIMEEVSQLDYDAGMLKAYSYSLCLLIDEVVMRTTWGRLSTWSERSLLSQFHGETRGGERFFTIMNNMIPEAARYQHVLEFMYQCLISGLKGKYGAHSKGDDEIQKIIDQLHSLLRPLRGETPKRLTDPLTNVAPRNYRIKRTLPLWTPWALAAVVLVTAYTIYTLRLNAITQEVLASLDNILKL, from the coding sequence ATGAAAGAATACCTACCCAGCAAAAACGCGCCGGCAGCGAGCGAAAGTGCCCCACTTTTCGACTACTCGCAGCAGGGTACCAACAGCGAAACAAACGACCTCGCTGAGGACACGGCCAAGCCCAAACCCGAACCGCTGCTCGCAGACCCTGAATTCGACATGCGCGGCCTGGCGTGGAACCCACTGTGCGATGCCGCCACGCCCCTGATCGGCCTGGTGATCCGCCTGCGTCGCCTGGACCACCATGATGATGTGACCGCGCTATACAAAAGCGTCAGCAACCAGATCACCACGATCATGGAAGAAGTCAGCCAGCTCGACTACGACGCCGGCATGCTCAAGGCCTACTCCTACAGCCTGTGCCTGCTGATCGACGAAGTGGTCATGCGCACCACCTGGGGCAGGCTCTCCACTTGGAGTGAACGCTCATTGCTCAGCCAGTTCCATGGGGAAACCCGAGGCGGTGAGCGGTTCTTCACCATCATGAACAACATGATCCCCGAAGCGGCCCGGTACCAGCACGTGCTGGAGTTCATGTACCAGTGCCTGATCTCCGGCCTCAAAGGCAAATACGGCGCCCATAGCAAGGGCGATGACGAAATACAGAAGATCATCGACCAACTGCACAGCCTGCTGCGCCCACTGCGTGGCGAGACGCCCAAACGCCTGACCGACCCGTTGACCAACGTTGCTCCGCGCAATTACCGCATCAAACGGACGTTGCCGCTGTGGACTCCGTGGGCGCTCGCCGCCGTCGTACTCGTCACGGCTTACACGATCTACACCTTGCGCCTGAACGCTATCACCCAAGAGGTGCTTGCCTCGCTGGACAACATTCTCAAGCTCTAA
- a CDS encoding nucleotide sugar dehydrogenase — protein MRISIFGLGYVGAVCAGCLSARGHEVVGVDISKDKIDLINAGKSPIVEPGLGELLSQGIQTGRLRGTTNFAEAIRDTDLSMICVGTPSKKNGDLELDYIEAVCREIGFVLRDKATRHTVVVRSTVLPGTVANVVIPILEDCSGKKAGVDFGVAVNPEFLRESTAIADYDLPPMTVIGEFDKASGDVLQSLYEELDAPIIRKDIAVAEMIKYTCNVWHATKVTFANEIGNIAKAVGVDGREVMEVVCQDKTLNLSQYYMRPGFAFGGSCLPKDVRALTYRAGSLDVQAPLLNSLMRSNESQVQNAFDIVSSHDKRKVALLGLSFKAGTDDLRESPLVELAEMLIGKGFDLSIYDSNVEYARVHGANKDYIEGKIPHVSSLLNSDFDDVINNSDVIILGNRDEKFRALAHNAPHGKQVIDLVGFMANATSAGSRTEGICW, from the coding sequence ATGCGCATCAGCATATTTGGTTTGGGTTACGTTGGCGCGGTGTGTGCCGGTTGCCTGTCTGCACGGGGCCACGAAGTGGTCGGCGTAGACATCTCCAAGGATAAGATCGACCTGATCAACGCCGGCAAATCGCCCATTGTTGAACCGGGTCTGGGCGAACTGTTGAGCCAGGGTATTCAAACCGGTCGACTGCGCGGCACCACCAACTTCGCCGAAGCCATTCGCGACACCGACCTGTCGATGATTTGCGTCGGCACGCCAAGCAAGAAAAACGGCGACCTGGAACTCGATTACATCGAAGCCGTGTGCCGCGAAATCGGTTTTGTCCTGCGCGACAAAGCCACCCGCCACACCGTGGTCGTGCGCAGCACCGTATTGCCGGGCACCGTGGCCAACGTGGTGATCCCGATCCTGGAAGACTGCTCGGGCAAAAAAGCCGGCGTCGACTTCGGCGTCGCGGTCAACCCGGAATTCCTGCGTGAATCCACCGCCATCGCCGACTACGACTTGCCACCGATGACCGTTATCGGCGAGTTCGACAAAGCCTCCGGCGATGTCCTGCAGTCGCTGTACGAAGAGCTCGACGCACCGATCATCCGCAAGGACATCGCCGTTGCCGAAATGATCAAGTACACCTGCAACGTGTGGCACGCCACCAAAGTCACCTTCGCCAACGAGATCGGCAACATTGCCAAGGCCGTCGGCGTCGACGGTCGCGAAGTGATGGAAGTGGTCTGCCAGGACAAGACCCTCAACCTGTCCCAGTACTACATGCGCCCAGGCTTCGCGTTCGGCGGCTCGTGCCTGCCCAAAGACGTGCGCGCCCTGACCTACCGCGCAGGCTCACTGGACGTGCAAGCGCCGCTGCTCAACTCGCTGATGCGCAGTAACGAATCCCAGGTGCAAAACGCCTTCGATATCGTCTCCAGCCACGACAAACGCAAAGTCGCGCTGCTGGGCCTGAGCTTCAAGGCCGGTACCGACGACCTGCGCGAAAGCCCGCTGGTGGAACTCGCGGAAATGCTCATCGGCAAGGGCTTCGACCTGAGCATCTACGACAGCAACGTCGAGTACGCCCGCGTCCATGGCGCGAACAAGGACTACATCGAAGGCAAGATCCCGCATGTGTCGTCCCTGCTCAACTCGGACTTCGATGACGTGATCAACAACTCCGACGTGATCATCCTCGGTAACCGCGACGAGAAATTCCGTGCCCTGGCGCACAACGCTCCACACGGCAAGCAAGTGATCGACCTGGTGGGCTTCATGGCCAACGCCACCAGCGCCGGTAGCCGTACCGAAGGCATTTGCTGGTAA
- a CDS encoding type VI immunity family protein, translating into MSFFWKNTETSDIHCSRAGKRPLDSLRAIEGLAIRFYLPVEELKNNGTVHFEKLILDMCNTLRPLHGTAGLGIQNSYEIQNYQHIEYELLENFRGIDLTLLIANETWRTGYSNLNWYTYLAHHWVSKLGTTEDLLEQLNDVRIGILPYEWGTIFRAGAWPALGKADVDPRPELYVMVNEVLKPLRVSNIGSLHYGSVAGEVRLNERTSNQWLRRFDRPKGCPKHEPSPLYRRISAAEQQRLNASKQMFDEFLNKAPDGNPKV; encoded by the coding sequence GTGTCCTTCTTTTGGAAAAACACAGAAACGTCCGACATCCATTGCAGTCGCGCGGGTAAGAGACCTCTGGATTCCCTCCGAGCTATTGAAGGGCTTGCAATACGATTCTATCTTCCCGTAGAAGAATTAAAAAACAACGGAACAGTCCACTTCGAAAAATTAATACTAGACATGTGCAATACTTTACGCCCACTGCATGGAACAGCCGGATTAGGCATTCAAAACAGTTACGAAATACAAAATTATCAGCATATTGAATACGAGCTACTAGAAAACTTTAGAGGCATTGATTTAACCCTCTTAATTGCAAACGAGACTTGGCGCACTGGCTACAGCAACCTTAACTGGTACACCTATCTTGCCCACCATTGGGTAAGCAAATTAGGAACCACCGAGGACTTGCTCGAACAACTCAACGACGTACGCATAGGCATCTTGCCTTACGAATGGGGCACAATTTTTCGTGCGGGGGCCTGGCCTGCTCTGGGCAAAGCCGATGTTGACCCGCGCCCTGAGTTATATGTGATGGTCAATGAAGTACTAAAGCCGTTGCGGGTGAGCAATATTGGCTCGCTGCATTACGGCTCGGTAGCCGGCGAAGTGCGCCTCAACGAGCGAACCAGTAACCAATGGCTGCGTCGCTTCGACCGACCCAAAGGCTGCCCAAAACATGAGCCTTCGCCTCTGTACCGCCGCATATCAGCAGCAGAGCAACAACGATTAAACGCTAGCAAGCAGATGTTTGATGAATTTCTAAACAAAGCCCCCGACGGCAACCCAAAGGTTTAA
- the yaaA gene encoding peroxide stress protein YaaA — protein MLMVISPAKTLDFESKPATPRFTQPQYLDHSQELIEQLRELTPAQISELMHVSDKIGGLNAARFGSWTPAFTQANAKQALLAFKGDVYTGLNADTFTDADFSYAQDHLRMLSGLYGLLRPLDLMMPYRLEMGTKLPNARGKDLYAFWGTRISEWLNEALAEQGDDVLLNLASNEYFSAVKRTALNARIINTEFKDLKNGQYKIISFYAKKARGMMSRFVIEERINDPVRLKEFDVQGYRFNAEQSKPDNLVFLRDHAPE, from the coding sequence ATGCTGATGGTGATTTCCCCCGCCAAAACCCTCGATTTCGAGTCCAAACCGGCCACCCCGCGCTTCACCCAGCCGCAATACCTCGACCACTCCCAGGAGCTGATCGAGCAACTGCGCGAGCTGACCCCGGCGCAAATCAGCGAGTTGATGCACGTCTCCGACAAGATCGGCGGCCTCAACGCCGCACGCTTTGGCAGCTGGACCCCGGCGTTCACTCAGGCCAACGCCAAGCAGGCGCTGCTGGCCTTCAAGGGTGACGTGTACACCGGCCTCAACGCCGACACCTTCACGGATGCCGACTTCAGTTACGCCCAGGACCACCTGCGCATGCTCTCGGGCCTCTATGGCCTGCTGCGCCCGCTGGACCTGATGATGCCGTACCGCCTGGAAATGGGTACCAAACTGCCCAACGCCCGTGGCAAGGACCTGTACGCATTCTGGGGTACGCGCATCAGCGAATGGCTCAACGAAGCGCTGGCCGAACAAGGCGATGACGTGCTGCTCAACCTGGCGTCCAACGAGTACTTCTCGGCGGTCAAGCGCACGGCCCTGAACGCGCGCATTATCAACACCGAGTTCAAGGACCTGAAAAACGGCCAGTACAAGATCATCAGCTTCTACGCCAAAAAGGCCCGGGGCATGATGAGCCGCTTTGTGATTGAAGAACGCATCAACGACCCGGTCAGGCTCAAGGAGTTTGACGTGCAGGGGTATCGCTTCAATGCGGAGCAGTCCAAGCCCGACAACCTGGTGTTTCTGCGCGATCACGCACCGGAATAA
- a CDS encoding alginate biosynthesis protein Alg44 yields the protein MNSPANVNVVHESEAQRQHARVKIPAKLRFFNTDRTPTEARVIDLSAGGLAFTSTQPLTVGEVHKGRLQFVIDNLGLAMDVELQIRSYDRQSGRTGCQFQNLEPQDISTLRHLITSHLSGDIVTMGDVLATLQRDNFTKARKVKDSGSGMTAFGRLRAVTFSAGIFIVGLAAFGFVFKSVYGMYFVSHAQAGLVSVPGMNVTMPRDGTVQSLLKGDAVAAKGAPLATFSTSMLDVLKGHLDEDQLQPAKVEELFGKQMTGTLTSPCDCVVAQQLVADGQYASKGDVIFQLVPRGSQANVEARFTYRQFADVRPGTPVNFQVADEEQVRTGTIVSSTSLNSADLSSDIRVQIKPDAPLDSTYAGRPVEVTSDRGPSLNWLIDKAMAHGL from the coding sequence ATGAACAGCCCAGCAAACGTCAACGTTGTCCACGAATCCGAAGCCCAGCGCCAACATGCCCGCGTGAAAATCCCGGCCAAACTGCGCTTTTTCAACACTGACCGCACGCCGACCGAAGCACGGGTGATCGACCTGTCCGCCGGCGGCCTGGCCTTCACCTCCACCCAGCCGTTGACCGTCGGCGAAGTGCACAAGGGCCGCCTGCAATTCGTGATCGATAACCTGGGCCTGGCCATGGACGTGGAGCTGCAGATCCGCTCCTACGACCGCCAGAGCGGCCGCACCGGTTGCCAGTTCCAGAACCTGGAACCGCAGGACATTTCCACCCTGCGCCACCTGATCACCTCGCACCTGTCCGGTGACATCGTGACCATGGGGGACGTGCTCGCCACCCTGCAGCGTGACAACTTCACCAAGGCGCGCAAGGTCAAGGACAGCGGCAGCGGCATGACCGCGTTCGGCCGCCTGCGTGCAGTGACGTTCAGCGCGGGCATTTTCATCGTCGGCCTGGCCGCGTTCGGTTTTGTGTTCAAGTCGGTGTACGGCATGTACTTCGTCAGCCACGCCCAGGCGGGGCTGGTCAGCGTGCCGGGCATGAACGTGACCATGCCGCGCGACGGCACCGTGCAAAGCCTGCTCAAAGGTGACGCAGTGGCCGCCAAAGGCGCGCCGCTCGCCACGTTCAGTACCAGCATGCTCGACGTACTCAAGGGCCATCTGGACGAAGACCAACTGCAACCAGCCAAGGTGGAAGAGCTGTTCGGCAAGCAAATGACCGGCACCCTGACGTCGCCTTGCGATTGCGTGGTCGCCCAGCAACTGGTTGCCGACGGCCAATACGCCAGCAAGGGCGACGTGATTTTCCAACTGGTGCCACGCGGCAGCCAGGCCAATGTGGAAGCGCGCTTCACCTATCGCCAGTTCGCCGACGTTCGCCCGGGCACGCCGGTGAACTTCCAGGTGGCCGATGAAGAACAAGTGCGCACCGGCACCATCGTCAGCAGCACCAGCCTGAACAGCGCCGATTTGTCCTCCGACATCCGCGTGCAGATCAAGCCTGACGCACCGCTGGACAGCACCTACGCCGGCCGCCCGGTAGAAGTGACCAGCGACCGTGGCCCTTCGCTGAACTGGCTGATCGACAAAGCCATGGCTCACGGTCTGTAA